TACAAAGAATAATTGAAAAGTAAGAATTAATTTTGAAGGTGACATATTTGGCAGCTGTGACAAAATCAATTATAGAAAAACGCTGGGCAATTACAGCCATAGTACTGGGAATATTAGTTGGATTCTTTTCAGCTTACTTATGTATCTACTTTCATCTGATTATATTCGGATTCAACATAATGTATATAGTGTCACCACTAGCTGCAGGTTTTGTTGAAACTGTAATAGCCCGGAGAAAGTATGGTAAAAGTACAGGGGCTATCAGTGCAATTTTAACATTTATATTAATCAATATTTATGGTTGGATTATTCTAGGAATAATTACGAACAATCCTGCTACACTCAGTTTAATTACCATAATTGCAATAATACTTACAATACAGGCTGCATTCCCTATATTAATGAATTATATTTTATTTGTTGTTGGGCTGGGTATTATCAAAAAATTGGTAGGATTCCTGGTTTTTTTACCATCTAAAATTAGGGGAATTAACATAGAAGAAGAAACAAAAGGAACAGTTGGACCTCCTGCAGATGAAATATTCCTTGATGAACTAGATATTCCTTTATTATCCATACCACCAGTTGAAGGTGGAAGGGTGAAAAAGAGTATTGGATTGGTAATTGGAGAGGCAGTTGCACAAGAAACTGAAACAGATGGTTTTGTTGAAAAGCTTTCAAAGATCAATGAACCACCCAATCTGGATGATTATAATCTGGGAGATGCCAGAAAAGTTGCAATATCTCGAATGTTTGAAAATGCCAAAGCTATAGGCGCAAATACAGTTGTAGATGTTTCATTGGACTACAATTCAATGGGTGGATTTCAGGGTAGTGCTTTAATTGTAACAGCAACTGGAACTGCAGTAATATATAAATAAATACCAAATCATAGTTATATTAAAATAAATTACTCTTTCTATTTTTTTTTACGGATGAATTCTTAAGAAATATAAAAAAAATTAATGTTTTAAATTCAATCTTGGAAATAAAATTTGTTTATTAACGATTATTTCTATTGATTAAATCTCTTAAATGGTTGAATTGTCTTTCAAAATCATTTAATCTATCACTCAATTCCAGGTTTTTCCTTCGTAAGTCTTCCATATCTCTTGACATCCTATAGATTAGTTCATCTACTTCAGAACCTCCAGATGATCTTCTAGAATTACTTCCAGTGGCCATTCCAGTAGCCTGCTTTTGAACTTGGTCCATTGCACTATCCATAATTTTTTTAGGGTCAAACATTTTTCACTCCACCAAACTTTTTATTAATTCATTGATAATGAATGTCATAGGATATAAATCTATTTTTTTTATTTTTAGATAAATAAAAATAGAATTAATTATTGATCAAACACTTATATATTTTTATAATTTGATGGGTTGCTTCATTATAACACGTAGATTATGATTTAATTAGTCAAAATCAGTATACTCTGTTTTATGGGCGGTTTTTCTGTAAATTTTTAATCTATTACCAATTTCAATACTAAATCTTTTCAACTAAGTCTAATTCTTTGTAGCGCATAAATAGTGGGAATATTTAATTCATAATTCCTAATATAATATTGAATATATTTATCATTGAAATATTTTATATTCAAAACATGGAATAGAACTATAATATTTACAATTTGATTTATTTATGCT
This sequence is a window from Methanobacterium sp. SMA-27. Protein-coding genes within it:
- a CDS encoding YbjQ family protein, producing MTKSIIEKRWAITAIVLGILVGFFSAYLCIYFHLIIFGFNIMYIVSPLAAGFVETVIARRKYGKSTGAISAILTFILINIYGWIILGIITNNPATLSLITIIAIILTIQAAFPILMNYILFVVGLGIIKKLVGFLVFLPSKIRGINIEEETKGTVGPPADEIFLDELDIPLLSIPPVEGGRVKKSIGLVIGEAVAQETETDGFVEKLSKINEPPNLDDYNLGDARKVAISRMFENAKAIGANTVVDVSLDYNSMGGFQGSALIVTATGTAVIYK